From a single Micromonospora sp. WMMD1102 genomic region:
- a CDS encoding HAD family phosphatase, whose protein sequence is MTLPLPSGEFRAYLFDCDGTVADSMPLHHVAWQRALAEWNCDLPEKLFYAWGGRTVLDIIATLNERQGLAMPPEVVDRRREDHYQELLPSLVAVPEVRQHVDQAHGRLPIAVVSGSTRESVTASLETLGLLEKFDVLVCAEDCTRAKPDPEGFLLAARLLGVPPEFCLVFEDTDLGIQAATAAGMASVRVPQPWQRRTSGGRPDRLGEASATR, encoded by the coding sequence GTGACGCTGCCCCTGCCGTCCGGCGAGTTTCGGGCCTACCTCTTCGACTGCGACGGCACCGTCGCCGACTCGATGCCGCTGCACCACGTCGCCTGGCAGCGGGCGCTGGCGGAGTGGAACTGCGACCTCCCGGAGAAGCTCTTCTACGCCTGGGGTGGCCGGACGGTGCTCGACATCATCGCCACGCTCAACGAGCGACAGGGTCTGGCCATGCCGCCGGAGGTGGTGGACCGACGCCGGGAGGACCACTACCAGGAGCTGCTGCCGAGCCTGGTCGCCGTACCCGAGGTACGGCAGCACGTCGACCAGGCGCACGGGCGACTTCCGATCGCCGTGGTCTCCGGGAGCACCAGGGAGTCGGTCACCGCCTCCCTGGAAACGCTGGGTCTGCTGGAGAAGTTCGACGTACTTGTCTGCGCCGAGGACTGCACGAGAGCCAAGCCCGATCCGGAGGGGTTCCTGCTCGCCGCCCGCCTGTTGGGCGTACCGCCGGAGTTCTGCCTCGTCTTCGAGGACACCGACCTCGGCATCCAGGCGGCGACGGCGGCGGGCATGGCGTCGGTGCGGGTGCCGCAGCCGTGGCAGCGCCGGACCTCCGGAGGCCGGCCGGACCGCCTCGGTGAGGCGTCGGCGACGCGCTGA
- a CDS encoding 16S rRNA (guanine(527)-N(7))-methyltransferase RsmG: protein MAYRPVSGPGGEPPPGPAPVRTGGDDSPAVPLPAELAEPARTLFADRLPLAAAYAELLAGPGVLRGLIGPRETPRIWDRHLLNCAALVELLPSGVSIVDVGSGAGLPGIVLAIARPDLTVTLVEPLARRAVFLAEAVSTLDLTERVTVVRARAEELAARRGAGGRRRRAGRSAEPAAASPGEPVELANLPAELPVPADVVTARAVAPLDRLARWCLPLALPGGRLLALKGASAAEEVAEHTSAVRRLGGSTPVVRQAGVGVVDPPTTVVEVVRDGAARPAAPGAAGGRRDGTSR from the coding sequence ATGGCGTACCGACCCGTTTCCGGCCCGGGTGGCGAACCGCCGCCCGGGCCGGCGCCTGTCCGGACCGGGGGCGACGACTCGCCGGCCGTACCGCTGCCCGCCGAACTCGCCGAGCCGGCCCGTACCCTCTTCGCGGACCGGCTTCCGCTCGCTGCCGCGTACGCGGAACTGCTGGCCGGGCCCGGAGTGCTGCGTGGCCTGATCGGCCCCCGCGAGACGCCCCGGATCTGGGACCGGCACCTGCTCAACTGCGCCGCGCTTGTGGAACTGCTACCGTCCGGTGTGTCCATAGTGGACGTGGGATCCGGTGCCGGGCTGCCCGGGATCGTCCTGGCGATCGCCCGGCCGGACCTGACCGTCACGCTGGTCGAGCCGCTGGCCCGGCGGGCGGTGTTCCTGGCCGAGGCGGTCAGCACGCTCGACCTCACCGAGCGCGTCACGGTGGTCCGGGCCCGGGCCGAGGAACTGGCCGCCCGCCGGGGTGCGGGTGGCCGGCGTCGCCGGGCCGGCCGGTCCGCCGAACCGGCGGCGGCGTCGCCCGGCGAGCCGGTGGAGCTGGCGAACCTCCCGGCCGAGCTGCCGGTGCCGGCGGACGTCGTCACGGCCCGCGCCGTCGCCCCACTCGACCGGCTCGCCCGGTGGTGTCTTCCGCTCGCCCTGCCCGGTGGGCGGCTGCTGGCGCTCAAGGGAGCCAGCGCCGCCGAGGAGGTGGCCGAGCACACCTCGGCGGTACGCCGGCTGGGCGGCTCCACGCCGGTCGTCCGGCAGGCCGGCGTGGGAGTGGTCGACCCGCCGACGACCGTGGTCGAGGTGGTACGGGACGGCGCCGCCCGCCCGGCGGCTCCCGGTGCGGCGGGCGGGCGACGCGACGGTACGTCCCGCTAG
- a CDS encoding R3H domain-containing nucleic acid-binding protein, giving the protein MTDTSIPRAEQPIGDTDSAVPAGSPADAETTEAVAVAGQSADTGPARDDDDVDGDETDDETDEDEADDADDEAGDADVVGRASNGGKPAAATSDADLFRQSEIAADYVEGLLDILDYDGDIDELVSAGRPVVEVVGGRLQALVGQRGATLEALQELTRLAVFRQTGTPSRLLLDVGGYRATRRKELSAVAKNAVEKVKQHGEAVRLEPMSAFERKCVHDVVNAIAGVESESEGVEPNRRIVVRPVD; this is encoded by the coding sequence GTGACCGACACCAGTATTCCGCGCGCCGAGCAGCCCATCGGCGACACCGATTCGGCCGTACCGGCGGGCTCGCCCGCGGACGCCGAGACCACCGAGGCCGTCGCGGTTGCCGGGCAGAGCGCGGACACCGGTCCGGCGCGGGACGACGACGATGTCGACGGCGACGAGACCGACGACGAGACCGACGAGGACGAGGCTGACGACGCCGACGACGAGGCTGGCGACGCCGACGTGGTGGGGCGGGCCAGCAACGGCGGGAAGCCGGCCGCGGCGACAAGCGACGCCGACCTGTTCCGGCAGAGCGAGATCGCCGCCGACTACGTTGAGGGACTGCTCGACATCCTCGACTACGACGGCGACATCGACGAACTGGTCTCCGCCGGGCGACCGGTGGTGGAGGTCGTCGGCGGGCGGTTGCAGGCGCTCGTCGGACAGCGCGGCGCCACCCTGGAGGCGCTCCAGGAGCTGACCCGGCTCGCGGTGTTCCGGCAGACCGGCACGCCGAGCCGGCTGCTGCTGGACGTCGGCGGCTACCGGGCGACCCGCCGCAAGGAGCTCTCCGCGGTGGCCAAGAACGCGGTCGAGAAGGTCAAGCAGCACGGTGAGGCGGTCCGGCTGGAGCCGATGTCCGCGTTCGAGCGCAAGTGCGTGCACGACGTGGTCAACGCGATTGCCGGAGTGGAGAGCGAGTCCGAGGGCGTGGAGCCGAACCGCCGGATCGTCGTCCGCCCGGTCGACTGA
- the yidC gene encoding membrane protein insertase YidC — MSLDWIYWAISWILLLWHSAWDAIGVSAGAVLGTNWSWILAIIFLVVTLRVILFPIFVKQIKSQRAMQAIQPQLKALQEKHKGDRETLQKEMMELYRKEKANPLMGCLPIFLQAPVFIGLFHVLRRLDPANEGKTRYGWTVEQFESATHARLFDVPIAGKFGSSAAELARLNASGASVKILAGVLVAIMIATTYLTSRQMILKTGWAEDPQQRMIQRLMLYGIPASLLVSGAIFPIGVVIYWVTNNLFTLGQQQWVLRKYPPPQQQNAGKLPKPGESRRTTTGGTGGGRKGTDSRNPVQPGKPAKPAGRFGRSKANGAQPEKPAVDTRALAPKPGAKPVNPKKGRPAKRQG; from the coding sequence TTGAGTCTCGACTGGATCTACTGGGCGATCTCGTGGATCCTGCTGCTCTGGCACTCTGCCTGGGACGCCATCGGGGTCTCGGCGGGGGCGGTCCTGGGCACCAACTGGTCCTGGATCCTGGCGATCATCTTCCTGGTGGTCACCCTGCGGGTGATCCTCTTTCCGATCTTCGTCAAGCAGATCAAGTCGCAGCGCGCGATGCAGGCGATCCAGCCGCAGCTGAAGGCGCTCCAGGAGAAGCACAAGGGTGACCGGGAGACGCTCCAGAAGGAGATGATGGAGCTCTACCGGAAGGAGAAGGCCAACCCGCTGATGGGTTGCCTTCCGATCTTCCTGCAGGCTCCGGTCTTCATCGGCCTCTTCCACGTGCTCCGCCGGCTCGACCCGGCGAACGAGGGCAAGACCCGGTATGGCTGGACCGTCGAGCAGTTCGAGAGCGCCACCCACGCCCGGCTCTTCGACGTGCCGATCGCCGGCAAGTTCGGCTCCAGCGCGGCGGAGCTGGCCCGGCTGAACGCCAGCGGCGCCTCGGTGAAGATCCTGGCCGGCGTACTGGTGGCCATCATGATCGCCACCACCTACCTGACCAGCCGGCAGATGATCCTGAAGACCGGCTGGGCCGAGGACCCGCAGCAGCGCATGATCCAGCGGCTGATGCTCTACGGCATCCCCGCCTCGCTGCTGGTCTCCGGGGCGATCTTTCCGATCGGCGTGGTCATCTACTGGGTCACCAACAACCTCTTCACCCTCGGCCAGCAGCAGTGGGTGCTCCGCAAGTACCCGCCACCGCAGCAGCAGAACGCCGGCAAGCTGCCGAAGCCGGGCGAGTCGCGGCGTACCACCACCGGAGGCACCGGCGGCGGCCGGAAGGGCACCGACTCCCGCAACCCGGTGCAGCCCGGCAAGCCGGCCAAGCCCGCCGGCCGGTTCGGCCGCTCCAAGGCCAACGGTGCGCAGCCGGAGAAGCCGGCCGTCGACACCAGGGCGCTCGCCCCGAAACCGGGCGCCAAGCCGGTCAACCCCAAGAAGGGGCGCCCGGCGAAGCGTCAGGGTTGA
- the yidD gene encoding membrane protein insertion efficiency factor YidD: MTTAPDGTPGMTPGARVLAGAIVAYRRWISPALPARCRFYPSCSAYALEAVARHGALRGTVLAVRRLSRCHPFHPGGYDPVPEPGARRHADVTGAPN; this comes from the coding sequence ATGACGACGGCGCCCGACGGTACGCCCGGGATGACACCCGGCGCCCGAGTGCTGGCCGGAGCCATCGTCGCGTACCGTCGTTGGATAAGCCCGGCGCTGCCGGCCCGCTGTCGGTTCTACCCGTCGTGCAGCGCGTACGCCCTGGAGGCGGTCGCGCGGCACGGTGCGCTCCGGGGGACCGTGCTGGCGGTCCGGCGGTTGTCGCGCTGCCATCCCTTCCACCCCGGTGGATATGACCCGGTGCCGGAGCCGGGCGCACGCCGCCATGCCGATGTGACTGGAGCCCCGAATTGA
- the rnpA gene encoding ribonuclease P protein component, translating into MLAAAQRLRRSSDFAAAIRGGRRAGRGSVVVHLDQAGTPASPTPASPATASARTRTASEPVRSTGAGHEPAPARAGFVVSKAVGGAVVRNSVRRRLRHLVRDRLPALPPGSTLVVRALPAAAESSYTRLGADLDAALAAALAPRKSARRSR; encoded by the coding sequence GTGCTGGCGGCCGCACAGCGACTGCGGCGCAGCAGTGACTTCGCCGCGGCGATCCGGGGTGGGCGCCGGGCCGGTCGAGGATCCGTCGTGGTCCATCTCGACCAGGCCGGCACACCTGCCTCCCCCACACCCGCTTCCCCTGCGACTGCTTCTGCCAGGACCAGAACGGCATCGGAGCCGGTTCGGAGCACCGGCGCGGGACACGAGCCCGCGCCCGCCCGGGCCGGCTTCGTCGTCTCCAAGGCGGTCGGCGGCGCGGTCGTCCGGAACAGCGTCCGGCGTCGCCTGCGGCACCTGGTCCGCGACCGGCTGCCGGCCCTGCCCCCCGGCAGCACCCTGGTGGTACGCGCACTGCCCGCCGCCGCCGAATCCTCGTACACCCGGCTCGGTGCCGACCTGGACGCCGCGCTCGCGGCGGCACTGGCCCCCCGGAAGTCCGCCCGGCGGTCCCGATGA
- the rpmH gene encoding 50S ribosomal protein L34 encodes MSKRTFQPNTRRRAKTHGFRLRMRTRAGRAIISARRGKGRTRLSA; translated from the coding sequence GTGAGCAAGCGCACCTTCCAGCCGAACACCCGCCGGCGCGCGAAGACCCACGGCTTCCGGCTGCGCATGCGCACCCGGGCTGGCCGCGCCATCATCTCGGCCCGCCGTGGCAAGGGTCGCACCCGCCTGTCGGCCTGA
- the dnaA gene encoding chromosomal replication initiator protein DnaA encodes MADTIDLGAVWAATTEELADEIISAQQRAYLRLTRLHTIIEDTALLSVPDAFTRDVIESRLRPAITEALSRRLGRAVQVAVTVRPPEDGQPRPAGTGYPAGSEPAGPANYPGSGAAPGYPAQGGAPGYPGGAEPAGGYDNTGGVGGYPGPDPARGPGDRESAHYPDPGPAGGYRAEPLRFPGEAEHEYPARPEQEFPAGAEADVPENRGPAPDQAGVRKPPPFTGSAQVPGGGRAPGRPDSIRGNLIPASRDGQETLFSAPYPEPYRPTAPLQERRGFEERGTDDLGQFGDPRTADRRYHDPRDGAGRLGPGRDAGSDSGPGRGGANAPHRPGGRDDRRPGGVGGAGDVGGNRLNPKYMFETFVIGSSNRFAHAASVAVAESPAKAYNPLFIYGSSGLGKTHLLHAIGHYATTLGNARSVRYVSTEEFTNDFINSLRDDKTSAFQRRYRDVDILLIDDIQFLENRERTQEEFFHTFNTLHNANKQIVITSDRSPKQLATLEDRLRTRFEWGLLADIQPPDLETRIAILQKKAAQERLFAPPDVLEFIASRISNSIRELEGALIRVTAFASLTRSPVELSLAEEVLRDFIPDGSGPEITADQIMISTADYFGVSLEDLRGQSRSRVLVNARQVAMYLCRELTDLSLPRIGQAFGGRDHTTVMHADRKIRQQMAERRSLYNQIAELTNRIKQNT; translated from the coding sequence GTGGCCGACACGATCGACCTTGGCGCGGTGTGGGCGGCGACGACCGAGGAGCTGGCCGACGAGATCATTTCGGCCCAGCAACGCGCCTACCTCCGGCTGACCCGGCTGCACACGATCATCGAGGACACCGCCCTGCTCTCCGTACCGGACGCGTTCACCCGGGACGTGATCGAGTCGCGGCTGCGCCCGGCTATCACCGAGGCCCTCTCCCGGCGACTGGGCCGGGCGGTCCAGGTGGCGGTCACCGTACGGCCGCCCGAGGACGGCCAGCCCCGCCCGGCCGGTACCGGCTATCCGGCCGGATCCGAACCGGCCGGACCGGCGAACTATCCCGGATCGGGCGCGGCACCCGGCTATCCCGCTCAGGGCGGGGCACCCGGCTATCCGGGCGGGGCCGAGCCGGCCGGCGGCTACGACAACACCGGCGGGGTCGGCGGATATCCCGGCCCGGATCCGGCCCGCGGACCCGGCGACCGCGAGTCCGCCCACTACCCCGACCCCGGCCCGGCCGGCGGCTACCGGGCCGAGCCGCTCCGCTTTCCCGGTGAGGCCGAGCACGAGTACCCGGCGCGGCCGGAGCAGGAGTTCCCGGCCGGCGCCGAAGCCGACGTACCCGAGAACCGCGGGCCGGCGCCAGACCAGGCCGGCGTCCGCAAGCCGCCGCCGTTCACCGGCTCGGCACAGGTCCCCGGCGGCGGGCGAGCCCCCGGACGGCCCGACAGCATCCGGGGCAACCTGATCCCGGCCAGCCGGGACGGCCAGGAGACCCTGTTCAGCGCCCCCTATCCGGAGCCGTACCGGCCGACCGCACCGCTACAGGAGCGCCGGGGCTTCGAGGAGCGGGGCACCGACGATCTCGGCCAGTTCGGCGATCCCCGGACGGCCGACCGCCGCTACCACGATCCCCGGGACGGCGCCGGGCGGCTCGGGCCGGGCCGGGACGCCGGCAGCGACAGCGGTCCGGGCCGGGGCGGTGCCAACGCACCGCACCGGCCGGGTGGCCGGGACGACCGCCGGCCGGGTGGCGTCGGCGGGGCCGGGGACGTCGGCGGCAACCGGCTGAACCCGAAGTACATGTTCGAGACCTTCGTGATCGGCTCGTCCAACCGGTTCGCCCACGCGGCGTCGGTCGCGGTCGCCGAGTCGCCGGCCAAGGCGTACAACCCGCTGTTCATCTACGGCAGCTCGGGGCTGGGCAAGACCCACCTGCTGCACGCGATCGGGCACTACGCGACGACGCTGGGCAACGCCCGCTCGGTCCGGTACGTCTCGACCGAGGAGTTCACCAACGACTTCATCAACTCGCTCCGGGACGACAAGACCAGTGCGTTCCAGCGCCGCTACCGCGACGTCGACATCCTGCTGATCGACGACATCCAGTTCCTGGAGAACCGCGAGCGGACCCAGGAGGAGTTCTTCCACACCTTCAACACCCTGCACAACGCCAACAAGCAGATCGTGATCACCTCGGACCGGTCGCCGAAGCAGCTGGCCACCCTGGAGGACCGGCTGCGTACCCGGTTCGAGTGGGGGCTGCTCGCCGACATCCAGCCGCCGGACCTGGAGACCCGGATCGCGATCCTGCAGAAGAAGGCGGCCCAGGAACGGCTCTTCGCCCCGCCGGACGTACTGGAGTTCATCGCGTCCCGGATCTCCAACTCGATCCGGGAGCTGGAGGGCGCGCTGATCCGGGTCACCGCGTTCGCCTCGCTGACCCGGTCGCCGGTCGAGCTGTCGCTGGCCGAGGAGGTGCTCCGGGACTTCATCCCGGACGGCTCCGGGCCGGAGATCACCGCGGACCAGATCATGATCTCGACGGCCGACTACTTCGGGGTGAGCCTGGAGGACCTGCGCGGGCAGTCCCGGTCCCGGGTGCTGGTCAACGCCCGCCAGGTGGCGATGTACCTGTGCCGGGAACTGACCGACCTGTCGCTGCCCCGGATCGGCCAGGCGTTCGGCGGCCGCGACCACACGACGGTGATGCACGCCGACCGGAAGATCCGGCAGCAGATGGCGGAACGCCGCTCGCTCTACAACCAGATCGCCGAGCTGACGAACCGGATCAAGCAGAACACCTGA
- the dnaN gene encoding DNA polymerase III subunit beta → MKFRVERDALADAVAWTAKSLPNRPSVPVLAGVLLRVGEGGLHVSGFDYEVSSQVTVDVQSEAEGAALVSGRLLAEITKALPAKPVDIAAAGAHLELVCGSARFTLPTMPVEDYPTLPEMPGSAGTIDAATFAAAVGQVAIAAGRDETLPMMTGVRIELNGSTLSMLATDRYRLALREIDWRPDDPEVSINALVPARTLHDTAKALGPLGGDVTMALAQGAAGEGLIGFAGGTRRTTSRLLDGANYPPVRSLFPASSNAEARVSVAALVEVVKRVSLVGGRSTPVLLNFSSDGLVVEAGSTEEARASEAMDATFTGEPLTIGFNPQYLIDGLQNLGSALAVFSFVDAFKPAVISPSGEDGESIPGYRYLIMPIRVTR, encoded by the coding sequence ATGAAGTTCCGCGTGGAGCGTGACGCGCTCGCCGACGCCGTGGCGTGGACCGCGAAGAGTCTGCCCAACCGTCCCTCGGTGCCGGTGCTGGCCGGCGTGCTGCTCCGGGTCGGTGAGGGCGGGCTGCACGTGTCGGGCTTCGACTACGAGGTCTCCAGCCAGGTGACCGTTGACGTGCAGAGCGAGGCGGAGGGGGCCGCGCTGGTCTCCGGCCGGCTGCTGGCCGAGATCACCAAGGCGCTGCCGGCGAAGCCGGTCGACATCGCCGCCGCCGGGGCGCATCTGGAGCTGGTCTGCGGCAGCGCCCGGTTCACCCTGCCGACCATGCCGGTCGAGGACTATCCGACCCTGCCGGAGATGCCGGGCAGCGCCGGCACCATCGACGCGGCCACCTTCGCCGCCGCGGTCGGCCAGGTCGCGATCGCCGCCGGCCGGGACGAGACGCTGCCGATGATGACCGGGGTACGCATCGAGCTGAACGGCTCCACGCTGTCCATGCTCGCCACCGACCGCTACCGGCTGGCGCTGCGCGAGATCGACTGGCGGCCGGACGACCCGGAGGTCAGCATCAACGCGCTGGTGCCGGCCCGCACCCTGCACGACACCGCCAAGGCACTCGGCCCGCTCGGCGGCGACGTCACGATGGCGCTGGCCCAGGGCGCCGCCGGCGAGGGCCTGATCGGCTTTGCCGGCGGCACCCGCCGGACCACCAGCCGGCTGCTGGACGGCGCCAACTACCCGCCGGTGCGCTCGCTCTTCCCGGCCAGCTCCAACGCCGAGGCCCGGGTCTCGGTCGCCGCGCTGGTCGAGGTCGTCAAGCGGGTCTCGCTGGTCGGCGGCCGGAGCACGCCGGTGCTGCTGAACTTCAGCTCGGACGGGCTGGTCGTCGAGGCCGGCAGCACCGAGGAGGCCCGGGCCAGCGAGGCGATGGACGCCACCTTCACCGGCGAGCCGCTGACCATCGGCTTCAACCCGCAGTACCTGATCGACGGACTCCAGAACCTCGGCTCGGCCCTGGCGGTCTTCTCCTTCGTCGACGCCTTCAAGCCAGCGGTGATCTCGCCCTCCGGCGAGGACGGGGAGAGCATCCCCGGCTACCGTTATCTGATCATGCCGATCCGCGTGACCCGCTGA
- the gnd gene encoding phosphogluconate dehydrogenase (NAD(+)-dependent, decarboxylating), whose amino-acid sequence MQLGLVGLGRMGGNMRERLRAAGHEVIGYDQNPALSDVASLAELAERLAAPRAVWVMVPVQYTEPTVDGLIEVLSAGDIVIDGGNSRFVDDLPRAEKLDRHGIGYVDVGVSGGVWGRENGYGLMVGGDEQHVGRLMPIFEALKPAGEFGFVHAGPVGAGHYAKMVHNGIEYGLMHAYAEGYELLSASELVTNVPGVVKSWRDGTVVRSWLLDLLDRALDEDPELTQLSDYTEDTGEGRWTVDEAVRLAVPLNVITASLFARFSSRQDDSPALKAVSALRQQFGGHTVRKH is encoded by the coding sequence ATGCAACTCGGCCTGGTGGGGCTCGGCCGAATGGGCGGCAACATGCGCGAGCGACTGCGCGCCGCCGGGCACGAGGTGATCGGCTACGACCAGAATCCGGCTCTCTCCGACGTCGCCAGCCTGGCCGAACTGGCCGAGCGGCTGGCCGCGCCCCGGGCGGTCTGGGTGATGGTGCCGGTGCAGTACACCGAGCCGACCGTCGACGGGCTGATCGAGGTGCTTTCCGCCGGCGACATCGTCATCGACGGCGGCAACTCCCGGTTCGTCGACGACCTGCCCCGGGCGGAGAAGCTCGACCGGCACGGCATCGGCTACGTCGACGTCGGCGTCTCCGGCGGCGTCTGGGGTCGGGAGAACGGCTACGGCCTGATGGTCGGCGGCGACGAGCAGCACGTCGGGCGGCTGATGCCGATCTTCGAGGCGCTCAAGCCGGCCGGCGAGTTCGGGTTCGTGCACGCCGGGCCGGTCGGCGCCGGGCACTACGCCAAGATGGTGCACAACGGCATCGAGTACGGCCTGATGCACGCCTACGCCGAGGGCTACGAGCTGCTCTCCGCCTCCGAGCTGGTGACGAACGTGCCGGGCGTGGTCAAGTCCTGGCGGGACGGCACCGTCGTCCGGTCCTGGCTGCTCGACCTGCTCGACCGTGCCCTCGACGAGGACCCGGAGCTGACCCAGCTCAGCGACTACACCGAGGACACCGGCGAGGGCCGCTGGACGGTCGACGAGGCGGTCCGGCTCGCCGTGCCGCTGAACGTCATCACCGCCTCGCTCTTCGCCCGCTTCTCCTCCCGGCAGGACGACTCGCCCGCGCTGAAGGCCGTCTCCGCGCTGCGCCAGCAGTTCGGCGGGCACACCGTCCGCAAGCACTGA
- the recF gene encoding DNA replication/repair protein RecF — protein sequence MYVRRLELVDFRSYERVGVDLEPGGNVLVGPNGVGKTNLAEALGYVATLASHRVATDAPLVRAGAATAVLRCAIVHEGRELLVELEIAPGRANRARLNRSPARRARDVLGALRLVLFAPEDLELVRGDPSERRRYLDDLLVLRMPRYAAVRGDYERVVKQRNALLRTSYLARKTGGGRGRAGRTDDEWPAEGGGDLSTLAVWDTHLARHGAELLAGRLELVAALGPHVTKAYDAVAAGRGAASMAYRPSVELPETPDRSALEAALSNALAESRPAEIDRGTTLVGPHRDELTLTLGTLPARGYASHGESWSYALALRLAAYDLLRAEGVEPVLVLDDVFAELDSGRRERLAELVAGASQLLVTCAVADDVPQALRGARFEVSDGQVRRAD from the coding sequence GTGTACGTCCGCCGGCTCGAACTGGTCGACTTCCGCTCGTACGAGCGGGTCGGGGTGGACCTGGAGCCGGGTGGGAACGTCCTCGTCGGCCCGAACGGGGTGGGCAAGACCAACCTCGCCGAGGCGCTCGGCTACGTGGCGACCCTGGCCAGTCACCGGGTCGCCACCGACGCCCCGCTGGTCCGGGCCGGTGCCGCCACGGCGGTGCTGCGCTGCGCGATCGTGCACGAGGGCCGGGAGCTGCTGGTCGAGCTGGAGATCGCCCCGGGCCGGGCCAACCGGGCCCGGCTGAACCGGTCCCCGGCCCGCCGGGCCCGGGACGTCCTCGGCGCGCTGCGGCTGGTGCTCTTCGCCCCCGAGGACCTGGAACTGGTCCGGGGTGACCCGTCCGAGCGGCGGCGCTACCTCGACGACCTGCTGGTACTCCGGATGCCCCGGTACGCCGCCGTCCGCGGTGACTACGAGCGGGTGGTGAAGCAGCGCAACGCGTTGCTGCGTACCTCCTATCTGGCCCGGAAGACCGGCGGCGGGCGGGGACGGGCCGGACGCACCGACGACGAGTGGCCGGCCGAGGGTGGCGGCGACCTGTCGACGCTGGCGGTCTGGGACACCCACCTGGCCCGGCACGGGGCGGAGTTGCTGGCCGGCCGGCTGGAACTCGTCGCCGCGCTCGGCCCGCACGTGACGAAGGCGTACGACGCGGTGGCCGCCGGCCGGGGTGCGGCGTCGATGGCGTACCGGCCGTCGGTGGAGTTGCCGGAGACGCCGGACCGGTCGGCTCTGGAGGCGGCCCTGTCGAACGCGCTCGCCGAATCGCGGCCGGCCGAGATCGACCGTGGGACGACCCTGGTCGGGCCGCACCGCGACGAGTTGACCCTCACCCTCGGCACCCTGCCCGCCCGGGGGTACGCGAGCCACGGCGAGTCCTGGTCGTACGCGCTCGCGCTCCGGCTGGCCGCCTACGACCTGCTCCGCGCCGAGGGCGTCGAGCCGGTGCTGGTGCTCGACGACGTCTTCGCCGAACTGGACAGCGGCCGCCGGGAGCGGCTCGCCGAGCTGGTCGCCGGGGCCAGTCAACTCCTCGTCACCTGTGCGGTCGCCGACGACGTACCGCAGGCGCTGCGGGGGGCCCGCTTCGAGGTCTCCGACGGGCAGGTACGCCGTGCCGACTGA
- a CDS encoding DciA family protein produces MSGPELARAVLDAALAKRKGPAPRRRTTGGAELDAESADGGGAGANVGRAGGQRRRPRGYSGPGPDPRDPQLFGTVLARLVKARGWQQPAAEATVFGAWERVVGPDVAEHSRPVKLENGELTVEAESTAWATQLRLLAASLLRRIAAEVGHGVVRRLHVHGPTAPSWSRGPRRVRGRGPRDTYG; encoded by the coding sequence CTGTCCGGTCCGGAGCTGGCCCGGGCGGTACTCGATGCCGCGCTCGCCAAACGGAAGGGACCGGCGCCGCGTCGGCGTACCACCGGCGGAGCGGAGCTGGACGCGGAGTCGGCGGACGGCGGCGGTGCCGGAGCGAATGTCGGACGGGCCGGCGGGCAGCGGCGCCGCCCACGCGGCTACTCCGGTCCCGGTCCCGACCCGCGTGATCCACAACTGTTCGGTACGGTGCTGGCCCGGCTGGTGAAGGCCCGGGGTTGGCAGCAGCCGGCCGCCGAGGCGACCGTCTTCGGGGCCTGGGAGCGGGTGGTCGGGCCGGACGTGGCCGAGCACAGCCGTCCGGTGAAGCTGGAGAACGGCGAGCTGACCGTCGAGGCGGAGTCGACGGCCTGGGCGACACAGTTGCGACTGCTGGCCGCCTCGCTGCTGCGCCGGATCGCCGCCGAGGTCGGGCACGGCGTGGTCCGTCGACTGCACGTGCACGGCCCGACCGCGCCGTCCTGGTCCCGAGGCCCGCGACGGGTGCGCGGACGTGGCCCCCGGGACACGTACGGCTGA